From Luteococcus japonicus, one genomic window encodes:
- a CDS encoding MarR family winged helix-turn-helix transcriptional regulator gives MGDRGHGAVRAVVPDWEPSPALEALDELVQVSAASMPAVARRAQLSESELHALRHLMKDDLGPADLARLLGVTAAAATGIVDRLEAHGHVERRPHPSDRRRTMVDLTPSGRTQAIGLLAPMFRSLAEADAELSDEERAVVTRFLRQATVAMRQVM, from the coding sequence ATGGGGGACAGAGGCCACGGGGCAGTGCGCGCCGTCGTCCCGGACTGGGAGCCCTCGCCGGCCCTGGAAGCGCTCGACGAGCTCGTCCAGGTCTCGGCCGCGTCCATGCCCGCGGTCGCCCGGCGCGCCCAGCTCAGCGAGAGCGAGCTGCACGCCCTGCGACACCTGATGAAGGATGACCTGGGTCCCGCCGACCTCGCTCGCCTGCTGGGCGTCACCGCCGCCGCCGCGACGGGAATCGTGGACCGCCTGGAGGCGCACGGTCATGTGGAGCGTCGGCCGCACCCCAGCGATCGTCGGCGCACCATGGTGGACCTCACGCCGTCCGGTCGCACCCAGGCCATTGGCCTGCTGGCACCCATGTTCCGCTCGCTGGCCGAGGCCGATGCGGAACTGTCCGACGAGGAGCGAGCCGTGGTGACCCGCTTCCTGAGGCAGGCCACCGTGGCGATGCGGCAGGTGATGTGA
- a CDS encoding 2-dehydropantoate 2-reductase: MRIAVIGSGALGGYFGALLARDGHDVTFTARGQHLDAIRANGLRITGQTEIRLAVDVTDDAGRIGPVDLVLLAVKATQLEGVLANLEALVGEQTAVVTLQNGLEAPSLVADVVGRDHVLPGVVRVYTRIAEPGVIDHMGGPGSITIGEWGNADTARVAAIREAFASAGIPSPVPGDIWQDLWCKVMLVVPTGMLGALADAPLGVQRTDLRENLASIMAEVRQVGLAQGVDLADAVEQTLAFADQMPAEATTSLHRDLDAGIPGELDPLVGGVRRLGRRAGVPTPLFDLGHALLGRRLG, encoded by the coding sequence ATGCGGATCGCGGTGATCGGCAGCGGCGCCCTGGGCGGCTACTTCGGGGCACTGCTGGCCCGCGACGGCCATGACGTCACCTTCACCGCCCGCGGCCAGCACCTCGACGCCATCCGCGCGAATGGCCTGCGGATCACCGGGCAGACCGAGATCCGGCTGGCCGTGGACGTCACGGATGACGCCGGCCGGATCGGCCCGGTGGACCTGGTCCTGCTGGCCGTCAAGGCCACCCAGCTCGAGGGCGTGCTCGCCAACCTGGAAGCACTCGTGGGCGAGCAGACCGCCGTGGTAACCCTGCAGAACGGGCTGGAGGCCCCCTCCCTCGTTGCCGACGTGGTGGGCCGGGATCATGTGCTTCCCGGCGTCGTCCGTGTCTACACGCGCATCGCCGAGCCCGGCGTCATCGACCACATGGGCGGCCCCGGCTCCATCACGATCGGTGAATGGGGCAATGCGGACACCGCGCGTGTGGCCGCGATCCGTGAGGCCTTCGCCTCGGCCGGGATTCCCAGCCCGGTGCCCGGAGACATCTGGCAGGACCTGTGGTGCAAGGTGATGCTCGTCGTGCCCACCGGCATGCTCGGCGCCCTGGCCGATGCACCGTTGGGGGTCCAGCGGACGGACCTGCGGGAGAACCTGGCGTCCATCATGGCCGAGGTCCGCCAGGTTGGTCTCGCCCAAGGTGTGGACCTGGCGGACGCGGTGGAGCAGACCCTCGCCTTTGCCGACCAGATGCCCGCCGAGGCCACCACCTCGCTGCATCGTGACCTCGACGCGGGGATCCCAGGGGAACTGGACCCGCTGGTCGGTGGCGTGCGACGCCTGGGGCGACGGGCCGGGGTTCCCACGCCGCTCTTCGACCTGGGTCACGCGCTGCTGGGGCGTCGACTGGGCTGA
- a CDS encoding arginine deiminase, translating into MSYQVGSEVGVLKQVIVHRPGREVTRLTPQNKEALLFDDLLWMQQAQKEHDWFTRVLRAEGAEVLYLQQLLAETLEVPVAQDFLLERVFDERIFGRDGVESLRGHIDTLDSADVAELLIAGLTKRELLESMTVPNSMDIQFMDMDDFVLNPLPNHLFTRDTSCWVYGGVSINSMTKPARQRETLSYEAIYRWHPRFADHDFALWGEGTSEGRSTIEGGDVLVIGNGAVLVGLSERTVAMGAERMARRLFEAGQAEQVIAVQMPKERAQMHLDTVMTMLDQESFIRYQAFGDRKTWVLRPGKDANSLSIEEHGPEDFSQVISAALGLKSLRILTPPYDELTAQREQWNDACNVFAVAPGRVVGYERNSLTRDFLTKNGIEVLDVPGDELGRGRGGPRCMSCPTLREPL; encoded by the coding sequence ATGAGCTATCAGGTGGGTTCGGAGGTCGGAGTCCTCAAGCAGGTGATCGTTCACAGGCCGGGCCGTGAGGTCACGCGATTGACTCCCCAGAACAAGGAAGCACTGTTGTTCGACGACTTGCTGTGGATGCAGCAGGCGCAGAAGGAACACGACTGGTTCACCAGGGTCCTGCGGGCGGAGGGTGCAGAGGTCCTCTATCTGCAGCAATTGCTGGCGGAAACCCTGGAGGTCCCGGTTGCCCAGGATTTCCTGCTCGAACGAGTCTTTGACGAGCGGATCTTCGGGCGCGACGGAGTGGAGTCCTTGCGCGGTCACATCGACACGCTCGACAGTGCGGATGTCGCCGAGCTGTTGATCGCGGGTCTGACCAAGCGTGAACTGCTGGAGTCGATGACGGTTCCGAATTCCATGGACATCCAATTCATGGACATGGATGACTTCGTCCTCAATCCCCTGCCGAACCACCTGTTCACCCGCGACACCTCCTGCTGGGTCTACGGCGGTGTCTCGATCAATTCGATGACCAAGCCAGCCCGCCAGCGCGAGACACTGAGCTACGAGGCCATCTACCGCTGGCACCCGCGTTTCGCCGACCACGACTTCGCCCTGTGGGGCGAGGGAACCAGCGAGGGGCGATCCACCATCGAGGGCGGCGACGTCCTGGTGATCGGCAATGGGGCAGTGCTGGTCGGACTCTCCGAGCGCACCGTCGCGATGGGCGCCGAGCGCATGGCACGACGGCTCTTCGAGGCCGGCCAGGCGGAGCAGGTGATCGCCGTGCAGATGCCCAAGGAGCGGGCACAGATGCACCTCGACACCGTGATGACGATGCTCGACCAGGAGAGCTTCATCAGGTACCAGGCCTTTGGCGATCGCAAGACGTGGGTCCTGCGCCCCGGTAAGGACGCGAACTCCCTGTCCATCGAGGAGCACGGGCCCGAGGACTTCTCCCAGGTGATCAGCGCGGCCCTGGGCCTGAAGTCGCTGCGAATCCTCACCCCTCCCTACGACGAACTGACCGCCCAGCGGGAACAGTGGAACGACGCCTGCAATGTCTTCGCCGTCGCTCCCGGCCGTGTCGTCGGGTACGAGCGCAATTCCCTCACCCGTGACTTCCTGACCAAGAACGGCATCGAGGTCCTGGACGTCCCGGGCGACGAACTCGGTCGCGGCCGCGGCGGCCCCCGGTGCATGAGCTGCCCGACCCTGCGCGAACCCCTCTGA